The Aedes aegypti strain LVP_AGWG chromosome 3, AaegL5.0 Primary Assembly, whole genome shotgun sequence genome contains a region encoding:
- the LOC5565500 gene encoding protein SON: MDGTDSSKGEKSSSTTTTSSSTTTAEMFPLNIKIKQEKTTSYEDSSKSETVDKLSIDLNLSNIFSSTTTTKTAAASTAPAPPAPDSSNDTEKEVKSVEPLKSSNEILTELFKVFNAAPPEIIDDDSNDGEDKKKKKKKHKKKSKKKKGGSDKESSSASDTEEEGEIKRKIKKIKKEKDKDKEKEKQKKTKTKEKHKAQEETKETKKVIVKTEMSSVVVKKEPKDDWYSSRDSREPSRGAKDFQQHHHHHHRHSSRDDYHPRIKQEKEDRSYKDTTYDRERERDRERERERERERDRERNREKEREKEDLKSRNKIQIKSLKDSAVFKEAASREKEREREKEKERERTRDRDRRNDRSDSKEMRKRRSESELSLSDEEPYRQGRYYDFYQKKYNSFYASYKEEDHYRDRKSRRSEDRDRHKHRSKSRSRSPQFDKQKLLEIARKNAISMLKKGTLPGAQGLDKESKEKLIMKMKSSGKSIEELTEYCKKISDKENLNELSSVSSDDSDHDAEGGSKAFHHPFQIKDPGPIVMNIKNSVPLQPKTAEQSKALMLQFPVSSGAQHKKMESDWMPVEPKPAALVAVVRPEKPVSKFPPTSASFVSSSEKQQPAYTPVNPPPGPQVLPPELAPPGPSSAPPIVPVPVQVPVPVAPLSDTALPAIMPAPGPSGETPTVFPTNHEANKLDVSTIISNRLNAMRKLQDNPADAEAIKLLYNTQKDMSAWASSKFTPGQFFGSTGVQCLTPRELAEGYQPWAKRDSMKQTAPVTGGMGMHLLQKMGWVPGEGLGKEKNGSLEPLLLDVKLDKRGLVASAEDHQRQVQFQIQQQHSGRRARFMSVKINTDGKHPVSILGEYCSKRKWMPPRYDLVHESGPGHAKNFVFKVIVNGLEYQPAIANNTKKEAKATAAKFCLQQLGILQS; this comes from the exons ATGGATGGAACCGACAGTTCTAAGGGAGAAAAATCTTCCTCCACCACGACCACAAGTTCGTCGACAACTACGGCGGAAATGTTTCCACTGAACATAAAAATCAAGCAAGAGAAAACCACCAGCTATGAAGACTCAAGTAAGTCCGAAACTGTTGATAAGCTGTCCATCGATTTGAATCTGTCGAACATATTTTCGTCGACGACTACAACCAAAACGGCTGCGGCATCAACTGCTCCTGCTCCTCCTGCACCGGACTCATCGAATGATACCGAAAAGGAAGTCAAATCCGTGGAGCCCCTGAAATCCTCCAACGAGATACTGACGGAACTGTTCAAGGTGTTTAATGCGGCTCCACCGGAAATAATAGACGATGATTCGAACGATGGCGAggataagaaaaaaaagaaaaagaaacataAGAAAAAATCTAAGAAGAAAAAAGGCGGAAGCGACAAGGAATCTTCTTCCGCTTCGGATACTGAGGAGGAGGGCGAAATAAAGCGGAAAATAAAGAAGATCAAAAAGGAAAAGGATAAAGACAAAGAGAAGGAAAAGCAGAAGAAAACCAAGACGAAGGAAAAACACAAAGCACAGGAGGAAACGAAAGAGACCAAGAAAGTGATAGTAAAAACGGAAATGTCGTCTGTGGTGGTCAAGAAGGAACCAAAAGACGACTGGTACAGTTCGAGAGACAGCAGGGAACCGTCTAGGGGCGCTAAGGATTTTCAGCAGcaccaccatcatcatcaccggCATAG CTCACGCGATGATTATCACCCGCGGATCAAGCAGGAAAAGGAGGATCGTTCTTATAAAGATACGACATACGACAGAGAACGCGAACGAGATCGAGAACGCGAGCGGGAGCGGGAAAGGGAACGAGACAGGGAACGAAACCGGGAAAAGGAACGAGAAAAAGAGGATCTCAAATCGAGAAATAAGATTCAAATCAAAAGTCTGAAGGACAGTGCCGTATTCAAGGAAGCGGCTTCCCGAGAAAAGGAAAGAGAACGCGAAAAGGAGAAAGAACGGGAAAGAACGCGGGACAGAGACAGGCGGAACGATCGGTCCGATTCGAAGGAAATGAGAAAAAGACGTTCGGAATCGGAACTTTCCTTGTCAGATGAAGAACCATACCGGCAGGGCCGGTATTATGACTTTTATCAGAAGAAGTACAATTCATTCTACGCTAGTTATAAGGAGGAAGACCACTATAGAGACCGCAAAAGCAGAAGAAGCGAGGATCGGGATAGGCACAAGCACAGATCGAAGTCCAGATCTCGTTCCCCGCAGTTCGATAAGCaaaaattattagaaattgCTAGGAAAAACGCTATATCGATGCTCAAGAAAGGAACACTACCTGGAGCTCAGGGATTGGATAAAGAGTCCAAAGAAAAGCTGATTATGAAGATGAAAAGCAGCGGCAAAAGTATTGAAGAGCTGACAGAATACTGTAAAAAGATTTCTGACAAAGAGAATCTTAACGAGCTGTCCAGTGTGTCATCTGACGACAGCGATCACGATGCAGAAGGCGGATCGAAAGCATTCCACCATCCTTTCCAGATTAAAGATCCTGGTCCGATTGTGATGAACATAAAAAACTCGGTCCCATTGCAGCCGAAAACTGCCGAGCAGTCAAAGGCTCTCATGTTACAATTCCCAGTTTCTTCGGGAGCGCAACACAAAAAGATGGAGAGTGATTGGATGCCCGTGGAACCGAAACCGGCCGCGCTTGTAGCAGTTGTCCGGCCCGAAAAGCCAGTGTCAAAATTCCCACCAACATCAGCTTCATTCGTTTCATCATCGGAGAAACAGCAACCAGCTTACACTCCGGTCAACCCGCCTCCTGGGCCGCAGGTTCTCCCTCCGGAACTGGCGCCACCAGGTCCGTCGTCCGCACCTCCAATTGTACCCGTTCCAGTCCAGGTTCCGGTTCCTGTTGCTCCATTGAGTGATACAGCACTACCGGCTATAATGCCCGCGCCAGGACCTTCAGGAGAAACACCAACTGTCTTCCCCACAAATCATGAAGCAAACAAGCTGGACGTGTCCACCATCATCTCTAATCGCTTGAATGCCATGCGCAAACTGCAAGACAATCCTGCGGACGCTGAGGCCATCAAACTACTGTACAACACTCAAAAGGACATGTCCGCCTGGGCATCCTCCAAATTTACCCCCGGGCAGTTCTTTGGATCAACAGGTGTTCAATGTTTAACGCCTCGCGAGCTCGCCGAAGGATACCAACCTTGGGCCAAACGTGATTCAATGAAGCAGACTGCACCCGTCACCGGTGGAATGGGAATGCACCTGTTACAGAAGATGGGTTGGGTTCCCGGGGAAGGTCTCGGTAAGGAGAAGAACGGTTCACTGGAACCACTTCTGCTGGACGTAAAACTGGACAAGCGTGGCCTGGTGGCAAGTGCAGAGGACCATCAGCGTCAAGTGCAGTTCCAGATACAGCAACAGCACAGCGGTCGGCGAGCTAGGTTTATGAGCGTGAAAATTAACACCGATGGCAAACACCCGGTTTCAATTCTGGGCGAGTACTGTAGCAAGCGCAAATGGATGCCACCACGGTATGATTTGGTGCACGAAAGCGGTCCGGGCCATGCGAAGAACTTCGTGTTCAAGGTGATCGTCAATGGGCTGGAGTACCAACCGGCCATTGCCAACAACACGAAGAAGGAAGCCAAGGCAACGGCGGCCAAGTTTTGCCTGCAACAGCTGGGCATTTTGCAGTCGTAA